From Salvelinus namaycush isolate Seneca chromosome 2, SaNama_1.0, whole genome shotgun sequence, one genomic window encodes:
- the LOC120023561 gene encoding extensin-like, whose amino-acid sequence MSCDLTLDPNTAHRNLSLSEGNRRVERVKEEQPYPDHPERFDLVPQVLCREGLTGRCYWEVEWSGLADIGVTYKGNSRKGDGSFCDFGYNNKSWRLACRGNHYIALHNNEYTTIPAPHLINPPQPQGDLSSSPSHLINPPQPQGDLSSSAPHLINPPQPQGDLSSSTPHLINPPQPQGDLSSSPPHLINPPQPQGDLSSSPPHLINPPQPQGDLSSSAPHFINPPQPQGDLSSSPPHLINPPQPQGDLSSSPPHLINPPQPQE is encoded by the exons ATGTCCT gtgatctcacactggacccaaacacagcacacagaaacctctctctgtctgaggggaACAGAAGGGTGGAGAGGGTTaaagaggagcagccgtatcctgatcacccagagagatttgattTAGTTCcccaggtgctgtgtagagagggtctgactgggcgctgttactgggaggtcgAGTGGAGCGGGCTGGCTGacataggagtgacatataaaggcaACAGCAGAAAAGGAGACGGTTCTTTCTGTGACTTTGGATACAATAACAAGTCCTGGCGTCTGGCCTGCCGTGGGAATCATTACATTGCTCTCCACAATAATGAATATACTACTATACCTGCACCACACCTCATCAACCCTCCTCAACCCCAGGGAgacctgtcctcctccccttcacaCCTCATCAACCCTCCTCAACCCCAGGGAGACCTGTCCTCCTCCGCTCCACACCTCATCAACCCTCCTCAACCCCAGGGAGACCtgtcctcctccactccacaccTCATCAACCCTCCTCAACCTCAGGGAgacctgtcctcctcccctccacacctcatcaaccctcctcaaccccagggagacctgtcctcctcccctccacacctcATCAACCCTCCTCAACCCCAGGGAGACCTGTCCTCCTCCGCTCCACACTTCATCAACCCTCCTCAACCCCAGGGAgacctgtcctcctcccctccacacctcatcaaccctcctcaaccccagggagacctgtcctcctcccctccacacctcatcaaccctcctcaaccccagg agtag
- the LOC120019132 gene encoding uncharacterized protein LOC120019132: MENLNFTEIRRVNQGLCSTDPPTTVPNHFEPEIYSHEGKGAYRFQCPSAGLFQCSITGLVFRMEGEGEVLYRTVHWDRRLLSQSGKRPAGPLFNIDCPQKSVYQLYLPHCQIHSFTPPGGATAGTKNVHFLLLDILEELGRGDLKRFQWYLIKGVDEFPSISEGQLEDADKLVTVDRMVQSYCDEGAVKITLEILRKMGRNNLAEELKGKLTKQV; encoded by the exons ATGGAGAATTTAAACTTTACAGAGATTAGAAGAGTCAACCAAGGCCTGTGTAGTACTGACCCTCCCACG ACGGTACCCAATCACTTTGAACCTGAAATCTATAGTCATGAGGGCAAGGGAGCATACCG GTTCCAGTGCCCCAGTGCAGGTCTGTTCCAGTGCAGTATAACAGGCCTGGTGtttaggatggagggagagggagaggtgctCTATAGGACAGTCCACTGGGACAGGAGGCTTCTATCCCAGAGTGGCAAGAGACCTGCAGGACCCCTGTTCAACATCGACTGCCCTCAGAAGTCTGTCTATCAACTATACCTCCCACACTGTCAGATTCATTCTT TTACACCACCAGGTGGCGCTACAGCAG GGACAAAAAATGTTCATTTTCTGCTGCTTGACATTCTGGAAGAGCTGGGCCGAGGCGACCTGAAGAGATTTCAGTGGTACCTGATTAAGGGTGTGGATGAATTTCCTTCCATCTCAGAGGGCCAGCTGGAGGATGCTGATAAGCTGGTCACAGTGGATAGGATGGTACAGAGCTACTGTGATGAGGGAGCTGTGAAGATCACACTGGAGATCCTGAGGAAGATGGGCCGGAACAACCTGGCTGAGGAGTTAAAGGGGAAGTTGACAAAACAGGTCTGA